One window of the Heterodontus francisci isolate sHetFra1 unplaced genomic scaffold, sHetFra1.hap1 HAP1_SCAFFOLD_684, whole genome shotgun sequence genome contains the following:
- the LOC137364180 gene encoding probable G-protein coupled receptor 139: MPANSCWYWRPKLSLSSGRTRMSFPGVDVNLLAIVILSRRKCGLSTCTTRYLVTMATADLLVIINDLILYRINCYYFLGSFLKITSVCSLIAVFISASTDCSVWFTVTFTFDRFVAICCQKLKTKYCTKKTATVVLATTCILLCLKNVPIYFVYEPVEIIANVAWLCYPIPSYFTEPGWVGFDWFDKVLSPLLPFASILFLNALTVRHILVASRVRRGLRCQSKTLNYSDPEMESRRKSVILLFTISGSFIILWLVYVIQFLYYIIAAKDPREYSDSEYIFQKVRSMLRNLNCCTNTFIYAATQSKFREQIKIAVTFPVTSIMKLKNKRNN, from the coding sequence TTAATttattggcgattgtgatcctgtcacgGAGAAAatgtggcctctccacctgcaccactcgctatctggtcaccatggcaacggcggatctgctggtcatcATTAATGATCTCATACTGTACCGGATAAATTGTTATTATTTCCTTGGCTCTTTCCTGAAAATCACCTCCGTGTGTAGTCTCATCGCTGTTTTTATTAGTGCAagtacggactgttctgtctggttcactgtcactttcacctttgatcgatttgtggccatttgttgtcagaagctgaaaacaaagtattgcaccaagaaaactgcaactgtggtactagcaacaacctgcattctgctttgTTTAAAAAACGTTCCCATTTACTTTGTTTATGAACCTGTAGAAATAATAGCAAATGTAgcgtggttgtgctatccaattccaAGCTATTTTacagagcccggatgggtgggatttgactggtttgataaggttttatCTCCATTGCTACCATTcgcttccattctgtttctcaacgctttaacagtcagacacattttagtggccagtcgagtccgcagGGGACTAAGGTGCCAGAGTAAGACGCTAAattacagtgacccagagatggagagcagaaggaagtctgtgattttactcttcaccatttcTGGCAGTTTCATAATTTTGTGGTTAGTGTATGTTATACAGTTCTTATATTATATAATTGCAGCGAAAGATCCCAGGGAGTACagtgattctgaatatatatttcaaaaAGTCAGATCTATGTTGCGGAACTTAAActgttgcacaaacacatttatttatgcagcaactcaatcaaaaTTCAGAGAGCAGATCAAAATCGCAGTGACATTTCCAGTTACTTCAATTATGAAGTTAAAGAATAAACGTAACAACTGA